A section of the Chryseobacterium ginsenosidimutans genome encodes:
- the rpoB gene encoding DNA-directed RNA polymerase subunit beta, with protein sequence MSKTTPTIRGNQRVNFSSAKGKIITPDFLDIQIESFSEFFQLDTLPEDRTDEGLYKTFQENFPITDSRNQFVLEFLDYLVDSPRYSIDECVERGLTYSVPLKARLKLYCTDPEHEDFQTVVQDVYLGPVPYMTPSGSFIINGAERVIVTQLHRSPGVFFGQTYHANGTKLYYSRIIPFKGSWMEFTTDINSVMYAYIDRKKKLPLTTLLRAIGFESDKDILQIFDLAEEVKVSKAALKKVEGRTLAARVLNTWFEDFVDEDTGEVVSIERNEIILDRETILEKEHLDLILDAGVKSILIHKENSNEFSIIQNTLQKDPTNSEKEAVEYIYRQLRNADPPDEETARGIIEKLFFSEQRYSLGEVGRYRLNKKLGLNIPTTTEVLTKEDIIAIVRHLIELVNSKAEVDDIDHLSNRRIKTVGEQLAGQFGVGLSRIARTIKERMNVRDNEIFTPLDLVNAKTLTSVINSFFGTNQLSQFMDQTNPLSEITHKRRLSALGPGGLSRERAGFEVRDVHHTHYGRICPIETPEGPNIGLISSLGIYAKINRLGFIETPYRKVADSKIDLTADPIYLNAEDEEDKVIAQANVELSDNGDFLTDRIIARLDGDYPVVEPSQVNLIDVAPNQISGISASLIPFLEHDDANRALMGSNMMRQAVPLLKPQAPIVGTGLEQQVAKDSRILINAEGTGTVEYVDADKITIKYERSDDEDLVSFESATKTYNLTKFRKTNQSTTITLRPNVRVGDVVEKGQVLCDGYATEKGELALGRNLVVAFMPWKGYNFEDAIVINEKVVREDWFTSIHVDEYSLEVRDTKLGMEELTADIPNVSEEATKDLDENGMIRIGADVKPGDIMIGKITPKGESDPTPEEKLLRAIFGDKAGDVKDASLKADSSLRGVVINKKLFSRNIKDKKKRTEEKLKLEEIENTYKAKFDELRNTLIEKLNTLVSGKTSQGVTNDLDEEIIGKGVKFTHKLLTSVEDYVNVSGSDWTVDNDKNELIKQLIHNYKIKFNDIQGVKNREKFAISIGDELPAGIMKLAKVYIAKKRKLNVGDKMAGRHGNKGIVSRIVREEDMPFLEDGTPVDIVLNPLGVPSRMNIGQIYETVLGWAGQKLGLTFATPIFDGATLDQITEYTEKAGLPKFGHTYLYDGGTGERFTQAATVGIIYMLKLGHMVDDKMHARSIGPYSLITQQPLGGKAQFGGQRFGEMEVWALEAFGASNILREILTVKSDDVIGRAKTYEAIAKGESMPEPGIPESFNVLLHELQGLGLDVRLEE encoded by the coding sequence ATGAGTAAAACAACACCTACAATTAGGGGAAATCAGAGAGTTAACTTCTCTTCAGCGAAAGGGAAAATCATCACTCCGGACTTCTTGGATATCCAAATTGAGTCTTTCAGTGAGTTTTTCCAGCTTGATACGCTTCCTGAAGACAGAACAGACGAAGGTTTGTACAAAACTTTCCAGGAAAATTTCCCGATTACCGATTCTAGAAACCAGTTTGTATTGGAGTTCTTAGATTATTTGGTAGATTCACCACGTTATTCAATCGATGAGTGTGTGGAAAGAGGATTGACATATTCAGTGCCTCTTAAAGCAAGACTTAAATTGTATTGTACAGATCCTGAACATGAGGATTTCCAAACTGTGGTTCAGGATGTATATTTAGGACCGGTTCCTTACATGACACCTAGTGGATCTTTCATCATCAATGGTGCTGAGAGAGTTATCGTTACGCAGCTTCACCGTTCACCTGGTGTATTCTTCGGACAGACTTACCACGCAAACGGAACCAAACTTTACTATTCAAGAATTATCCCTTTCAAAGGATCTTGGATGGAATTTACTACGGATATCAACAGCGTAATGTACGCGTATATCGACCGTAAGAAAAAGTTACCATTAACAACTTTATTAAGAGCGATCGGATTCGAATCTGATAAAGACATTCTTCAGATCTTCGACCTTGCGGAAGAAGTGAAGGTTTCTAAAGCTGCCCTTAAAAAAGTAGAAGGAAGAACATTGGCTGCGAGAGTATTGAACACTTGGTTCGAGGATTTCGTAGACGAAGATACAGGTGAAGTTGTTTCTATCGAAAGAAACGAAATCATCCTAGACAGAGAAACTATTCTTGAAAAAGAACATTTAGATCTTATTTTGGATGCTGGTGTGAAATCTATCCTGATTCACAAAGAAAACAGCAACGAATTCTCTATCATCCAGAATACGTTACAAAAAGACCCTACTAACTCTGAAAAAGAAGCGGTAGAGTATATTTATCGTCAGTTAAGAAATGCAGATCCACCAGATGAGGAAACTGCAAGAGGAATCATTGAAAAATTATTCTTCTCTGAGCAAAGATATTCATTGGGTGAAGTTGGACGTTACAGACTAAACAAAAAATTAGGTCTGAATATCCCAACTACAACCGAGGTTCTTACAAAAGAGGATATCATTGCGATTGTAAGACACTTGATCGAGCTTGTAAACTCTAAAGCAGAGGTTGATGATATCGATCACTTATCAAACAGAAGAATTAAAACTGTTGGTGAGCAATTAGCAGGACAGTTCGGTGTAGGTCTTTCAAGAATTGCAAGAACAATTAAGGAAAGAATGAACGTTAGAGATAACGAAATCTTTACTCCGCTTGATCTTGTTAATGCTAAGACTTTAACATCTGTAATTAACTCGTTCTTTGGTACCAACCAGCTTTCTCAGTTTATGGACCAAACCAACCCATTGTCAGAAATCACGCACAAGCGTAGACTTTCTGCACTAGGACCTGGTGGTTTATCGAGAGAAAGAGCAGGTTTCGAGGTGCGTGACGTTCACCATACTCACTACGGAAGAATTTGTCCGATTGAAACTCCGGAAGGACCAAACATCGGTTTGATTTCATCTTTAGGTATTTATGCTAAAATCAACAGACTTGGTTTCATCGAAACTCCATATAGAAAAGTAGCTGATAGTAAGATTGATCTTACTGCTGATCCTATTTATCTGAATGCAGAAGATGAAGAAGATAAAGTAATTGCTCAGGCAAACGTTGAATTGAGCGATAACGGAGATTTCTTGACAGACAGAATTATTGCAAGACTAGATGGTGACTACCCGGTAGTTGAGCCTTCTCAGGTTAACCTTATTGACGTTGCACCAAACCAGATTTCTGGTATTTCAGCTTCATTGATTCCTTTCTTGGAACATGATGATGCGAACCGTGCATTGATGGGATCAAACATGATGCGTCAGGCAGTTCCTTTATTGAAGCCACAAGCTCCGATTGTAGGTACGGGTCTGGAACAGCAAGTTGCAAAAGATTCTAGAATTTTGATCAATGCTGAAGGTACAGGTACTGTAGAATATGTAGATGCTGATAAGATTACTATTAAATATGAAAGAAGCGATGATGAAGATTTAGTATCATTCGAATCTGCTACAAAAACATATAACTTAACGAAGTTTAGAAAAACCAACCAGAGTACAACAATTACCCTAAGACCAAACGTAAGAGTAGGTGATGTAGTGGAAAAAGGACAGGTACTTTGCGACGGTTATGCTACTGAAAAAGGAGAATTGGCTCTTGGTAGAAACTTAGTGGTTGCGTTCATGCCTTGGAAGGGTTACAACTTTGAGGATGCAATCGTAATCAACGAAAAAGTTGTACGTGAAGACTGGTTTACTTCAATCCACGTGGATGAATACTCTCTTGAAGTTCGTGATACCAAATTAGGTATGGAAGAACTTACAGCAGATATTCCAAACGTTTCTGAAGAAGCTACTAAAGATCTTGACGAAAACGGTATGATCAGAATTGGTGCTGATGTGAAACCTGGAGACATTATGATCGGTAAGATCACTCCAAAAGGTGAATCAGACCCAACTCCTGAAGAAAAACTTCTTAGAGCAATTTTCGGTGACAAAGCTGGTGATGTTAAGGATGCTTCATTGAAAGCGGACTCTTCATTAAGAGGTGTTGTTATCAACAAAAAATTGTTCTCTAGAAATATTAAAGACAAAAAGAAAAGAACTGAAGAAAAACTTAAGCTTGAAGAGATTGAAAACACTTACAAGGCTAAGTTTGATGAGTTGAGAAATACTTTAATCGAAAAATTAAACACTTTAGTTAGCGGTAAAACTTCTCAGGGAGTTACTAATGACTTAGATGAAGAAATTATCGGTAAAGGTGTGAAATTCACTCACAAATTATTGACTTCAGTTGAAGATTATGTAAACGTTAGCGGTTCAGACTGGACAGTTGATAACGATAAGAATGAATTAATCAAACAGTTAATTCACAATTATAAAATCAAATTCAATGATATTCAAGGGGTTAAAAACCGTGAGAAATTTGCAATTTCTATCGGAGATGAGCTTCCTGCAGGTATTATGAAGTTGGCTAAAGTTTATATCGCTAAGAAACGTAAGTTGAATGTAGGGGATAAAATGGCAGGACGTCACGGTAACAAAGGTATCGTTTCAAGAATCGTTCGTGAAGAAGATATGCCATTCCTTGAAGACGGAACACCGGTAGATATCGTATTGAATCCACTAGGGGTACCTTCTCGTATGAACATCGGTCAGATTTATGAAACAGTTCTTGGATGGGCTGGTCAGAAATTAGGATTGACGTTCGCTACACCAATCTTTGACGGTGCAACTCTTGATCAGATTACTGAATATACAGAAAAAGCAGGTCTTCCTAAATTCGGTCACACTTATCTTTATGATGGTGGTACAGGAGAAAGATTTACACAGGCTGCTACAGTAGGTATTATCTATATGTTGAAATTAGGGCACATGGTTGATGATAAGATGCACGCACGTTCTATCGGACCTTACTCATTGATTACTCAGCAGCCGTTAGGAGGTAAAGCTCAGTTCGGTGGTCAGAGATTCGGAGAGATGGAGGTTTGGGCTCTTGAAGCATTCGGAGCATCGAATATCCTTAGAGAGATCCTTACTGTGAAGTCGGATGACGTAATTGGTAGAGCAAAAACTTATGAAGCAATTGCAAAAGGTGAATCTATGCCAGAACCTGGTATTCCGGAATCATTCAATGTATTACTTCACGAGTTACAAGGACTTGGACTTGATGTAAGACTTGAGGAATAA
- the rpoC gene encoding DNA-directed RNA polymerase subunit beta', whose translation MSNKNKSSRFNKITIGLASPESILQESRGEVLKPETINYRTHKPERDGLFCEKIFGPVKDYECACGKYKRIRYKGIVCDRCGVEVTEKKVRRERIGHIGLVVPIAHIWYFRSLPNKIGYLLGIPSKKLDMIIYYERYVVIQQGIAKKLDGSDFDDKEFLTEEEYLDIMETLPVENQYLDDSDPNKFIAKMGAEAVEELLKRIDLDALSFDLRHKAHNEGSKQRRTEALKRLNVVEALRGANTRMINRPEWMIMRVLPVIPPELRPLVPLDGGRFATSDLNDLYRRVIIRNNRLKRLLEIKAPEVILRNEKRMLQESVDSLFDNTRKSSAVKSESNRPLKSLSDSLKGKQGRFRQNLLGKRVDYSARSVIVVGPNLQLHECGIPKDMAAELYKPFIIRKLIERGIVKTVKSAKRIIDRKEPVVYDILEGVMKGHPVLLNRAPTLHRLGIQAFQPKMIEGKAIQLHPLVTTAFNADFDGDQMAVHLPLGPEAILEAQLLMLGSQNILNPANGSPITVPSQDMVLGLYFMTKELASTEEKKVLGEGLAFYSPEEAEIAYAEGRVSLNAKVRCRLPVKEDGQISTKLIETSVGRILFNQIVPKQSGYINELLTKKSLRNVIGKVLADTDFPTTVKFLDAMKDLGYSNAFKGGLSFSLGDIVVPVEKKKMIATSIETVDEIRANYNMGLITDTERYNQVIDVWTNTNAGLTEMIMSRMKVDQGGFNSVYMMLDSGARGSKEQIRQLSGMRGLMAKPQKAGSTGAEIIENPILANFKEGLSILEYFISTHGARKGLADTALKTADAGYLTRRLVDVAQDVIVTENDCGTLRGTEVTALKKNDEIVEKISERILGRVSLHNIYDPETDELIAEADQIINEALAKRIEATGLEAVEVRSPLTCEAKKGICAKCYGRNLATGKPIHMGEAVGVIGAQSIGEPGTQLTLRTFHQGGVSTNVSENPSIVARRDGIVELDEVRTITSEDENGNTAEVVVSRTTEFRLVADSESKTPLMIANVPYGSILAVKPGDRVKKGDIICKWDPYNAVIIAENAGKVEYEDIIQGISFQLEIDEQTGFEEKVISESRNKKAVPTLKVVDSKGVEQKGYNLPVGAHLMVNDGEKIKAGRVLIKIPRKAAKTGDITGGLPRVTELFEARNPSNPAVVTEIDGVVSYGKIKRGNRELIVEAKTGERKIYLVKLSNQILVQENDFVRAGSPLSDGSITPDDILRIKGPTAVQEYLVNEIQEVYRLQGVKIDDKHFEIIVRQMMTKVSIVDGGDTQFLEGALEHKYDFLEENNRVFGLKVVMDAGDSKAFQPGQMITARELRDENSKLKREDQALVQVREALPATATPVLQGITRAALQTKSFMSAASFQETTKVLNEAAVAGKIDYLSGLKENVIVGHRIPAGTGLKEYQNVIVGSKKEFEDLN comes from the coding sequence ATGTCAAATAAAAATAAATCAAGTAGATTTAATAAAATAACCATCGGTTTAGCTTCGCCGGAATCGATTCTTCAGGAGTCGAGAGGGGAAGTTCTTAAACCGGAAACTATCAACTACAGAACGCACAAACCTGAAAGAGACGGTTTGTTCTGTGAAAAAATCTTTGGTCCTGTGAAGGATTACGAATGTGCTTGTGGTAAATACAAGAGAATTCGTTACAAGGGGATCGTTTGTGACCGTTGTGGTGTAGAGGTTACGGAGAAAAAAGTACGTAGAGAAAGAATCGGACATATCGGTTTGGTAGTTCCTATTGCTCACATCTGGTATTTCCGTTCTTTACCAAACAAAATCGGTTACCTTTTGGGTATTCCTTCTAAGAAATTAGATATGATCATCTATTACGAGAGATATGTTGTTATTCAGCAAGGTATCGCTAAGAAATTAGATGGTTCTGATTTTGATGATAAAGAATTCCTTACAGAAGAAGAATACCTTGATATCATGGAAACTCTTCCTGTAGAAAACCAATATCTTGATGATTCCGATCCAAACAAATTCATCGCCAAAATGGGTGCTGAAGCTGTTGAGGAATTACTAAAAAGAATTGATCTTGATGCATTGTCTTTCGATTTGAGACATAAAGCTCACAACGAAGGTTCTAAACAAAGAAGAACTGAAGCTCTGAAAAGATTGAACGTAGTAGAAGCATTGAGAGGTGCTAATACAAGAATGATCAACAGACCGGAGTGGATGATTATGCGTGTGCTTCCTGTAATACCACCAGAATTAAGACCATTAGTTCCGTTGGATGGAGGACGTTTCGCAACTTCTGACTTAAATGACCTTTATAGAAGAGTAATTATCAGAAACAACCGTTTGAAGAGATTATTGGAGATCAAAGCTCCAGAAGTAATCTTGAGAAATGAGAAGCGTATGCTTCAGGAATCAGTAGATTCATTATTTGATAATACAAGAAAATCTTCTGCTGTAAAATCTGAATCAAACAGACCATTGAAATCACTTTCAGATTCATTGAAAGGTAAGCAAGGTCGTTTCCGTCAGAACTTACTAGGGAAAAGGGTAGATTACTCTGCGCGTTCGGTAATTGTTGTAGGTCCAAACTTACAGCTTCACGAATGTGGTATTCCTAAAGATATGGCAGCTGAACTTTACAAACCGTTTATCATCAGAAAACTGATTGAAAGAGGAATTGTAAAAACAGTAAAATCTGCAAAAAGAATTATTGACAGAAAAGAACCTGTAGTTTATGATATCTTAGAAGGTGTAATGAAAGGTCACCCTGTTTTATTAAACAGAGCGCCTACTTTGCACAGACTTGGTATCCAGGCTTTCCAACCTAAGATGATCGAAGGTAAGGCAATCCAATTACACCCGTTAGTAACAACCGCCTTCAATGCCGATTTCGATGGTGACCAGATGGCGGTACATTTACCGTTAGGTCCTGAAGCGATCCTTGAAGCTCAGTTATTGATGTTAGGTTCTCAGAATATCTTGAACCCTGCAAACGGTTCTCCAATTACGGTACCTTCTCAGGACATGGTTCTTGGTCTTTATTTCATGACCAAAGAATTAGCTTCTACAGAAGAGAAAAAAGTTTTGGGGGAAGGTCTTGCATTCTATTCTCCGGAAGAAGCGGAAATCGCTTATGCGGAAGGTAGAGTTTCATTGAACGCTAAGGTAAGATGTAGACTACCGGTAAAAGAAGATGGTCAAATTTCAACAAAATTGATCGAAACTTCTGTAGGTAGAATTTTATTCAACCAGATCGTTCCTAAACAGTCAGGATATATTAATGAACTTCTTACTAAGAAATCATTAAGAAATGTTATCGGTAAAGTACTTGCTGATACAGATTTCCCTACAACTGTGAAGTTCTTGGATGCAATGAAAGACTTAGGGTATTCAAATGCATTCAAAGGAGGTCTTTCTTTCTCATTAGGTGACATCGTTGTTCCTGTTGAGAAAAAGAAAATGATCGCAACATCTATTGAAACTGTAGACGAAATTAGAGCCAACTATAACATGGGTCTAATTACAGATACAGAACGTTATAATCAGGTAATCGACGTTTGGACAAACACCAACGCAGGATTAACTGAAATGATCATGAGCAGAATGAAAGTTGACCAAGGTGGATTCAATTCTGTATATATGATGCTTGACTCTGGAGCAAGGGGTTCTAAGGAACAGATCCGTCAGTTATCAGGGATGAGAGGTTTGATGGCAAAACCGCAGAAAGCTGGTTCTACCGGTGCGGAAATTATCGAAAACCCGATTCTTGCAAACTTTAAGGAAGGTCTCTCGATCTTAGAATACTTTATCTCTACCCACGGTGCTCGTAAGGGTCTTGCGGATACCGCTCTTAAGACTGCCGATGCGGGTTACTTGACTAGAAGATTGGTAGACGTTGCTCAGGATGTTATTGTTACAGAAAATGACTGTGGTACTTTAAGAGGTACAGAAGTTACTGCACTTAAGAAAAATGACGAGATTGTTGAAAAAATCTCTGAAAGAATCTTAGGTAGAGTTTCTCTACATAATATTTATGATCCTGAAACAGATGAGTTAATTGCTGAGGCAGATCAGATTATCAACGAAGCTTTAGCTAAGAGAATTGAAGCAACAGGATTAGAAGCTGTTGAAGTTCGTTCACCACTTACTTGTGAAGCTAAGAAAGGTATCTGTGCAAAATGTTACGGTAGAAACTTAGCAACAGGTAAGCCTATTCATATGGGTGAAGCTGTTGGTGTAATCGGTGCACAATCTATTGGTGAGCCGGGAACTCAGTTGACATTGAGAACTTTCCACCAAGGAGGGGTTTCAACAAACGTTTCAGAAAATCCATCTATTGTAGCCAGAAGAGACGGTATCGTAGAATTGGATGAAGTAAGAACAATTACTTCTGAAGATGAAAATGGTAATACTGCTGAAGTAGTGGTTTCACGTACAACAGAATTCAGATTGGTTGCTGATAGTGAGTCAAAAACTCCATTAATGATTGCCAATGTCCCTTACGGATCTATATTAGCTGTAAAACCAGGTGATAGAGTGAAAAAAGGTGATATTATCTGTAAATGGGATCCGTATAACGCGGTAATTATTGCAGAAAATGCTGGTAAGGTAGAATATGAAGATATCATCCAGGGTATTTCATTCCAATTGGAAATTGACGAACAGACAGGATTCGAAGAGAAAGTAATCTCTGAATCTAGAAATAAGAAAGCCGTACCTACATTGAAGGTGGTAGATTCTAAAGGGGTTGAGCAGAAAGGCTACAACTTACCGGTAGGAGCCCACTTAATGGTAAACGATGGTGAAAAAATTAAAGCGGGTAGAGTTTTAATCAAGATCCCAAGAAAAGCTGCAAAGACAGGGGATATCACCGGAGGTCTTCCAAGAGTTACCGAATTATTTGAAGCTAGAAACCCTTCAAACCCGGCGGTTGTTACAGAAATCGATGGGGTAGTTTCTTACGGAAAAATCAAAAGAGGTAACCGTGAACTTATCGTTGAGGCTAAAACTGGTGAGAGAAAAATTTATTTAGTTAAATTATCAAACCAGATCTTGGTTCAGGAGAATGACTTCGTAAGAGCTGGTTCGCCACTTTCTGACGGATCAATCACTCCGGACGATATTTTAAGAATTAAAGGTCCAACTGCGGTTCAGGAATACTTAGTAAACGAAATTCAAGAAGTTTACCGTCTGCAAGGGGTAAAAATCGATGACAAGCACTTTGAAATCATTGTAAGACAGATGATGACAAAAGTATCTATTGTTGACGGAGGTGATACTCAGTTCCTTGAAGGAGCTCTTGAGCATAAGTATGACTTCTTAGAAGAAAACAACAGAGTATTCGGTCTTAAAGTAGTAATGGATGCGGGAGATTCTAAAGCTTTCCAACCGGGTCAGATGATTACTGCAAGAGAATTAAGAGATGAAAACTCTAAGTTGAAGCGTGAAGATCAGGCTTTAGTTCAAGTAAGAGAAGCTTTACCGGCTACAGCAACGCCTGTATTGCAGGGTATTACAAGAGCAGCTCTTCAGACTAAATCATTCATGTCTGCAGCATCATTCCAAGAGACAACTAAAGTTCTAAACGAAGCAGCAGTTGCTGGTAAGATAGATTACTTGAGCGGTCTTAAAGAAAATGTAATTGTAGGACACAGAATTCCTGCAGGTACAGGTCTTAAGGAATATCAGAATGTGATCGTAGGTTCTAAAAAAGAATTTGAAGATCTTAACTAA
- a CDS encoding DUF3467 domain-containing protein: MDNNQNPQDGNINIELNEMVAAGVYANLALVNHSPSEFVVDFIQLMPGVQQAKVRSRIILAPLHAKRVLSALQQNITNYEQQFGEIKEVEPFVLGGNNVQA; this comes from the coding sequence ATGGACAACAATCAAAATCCACAAGACGGAAACATCAACATCGAATTGAACGAAATGGTAGCTGCTGGAGTTTATGCTAACTTAGCATTGGTAAACCACTCTCCATCTGAGTTCGTAGTAGATTTCATCCAGTTAATGCCGGGTGTTCAACAAGCGAAAGTAAGATCAAGAATCATTCTTGCTCCACTTCACGCTAAGAGAGTGCTTTCTGCTCTTCAACAAAACATCACTAATTACGAGCAGCAATTCGGAGAGATCAAAGAAGTTGAGCCTTTCGTATTAGGTGGAAACAACGTACAAGCTTAA
- a CDS encoding Crp/Fnr family transcriptional regulator — MINNQFILNKFGFLGTDFSNELNKHAIISDVKAKTEIVREGQKNKFVPFLIKGSIRVFTLNDGRELIYYYLRANDSCLMTFSSIFTDYISRVYAIAEEDSEVMLIPVSVIHEWLIKFPQINRVFYGEYEKRFIDVMNMVNDAVFHRLDKRVLNYIRQQISITGNNPIKLTHREIANHLGTSREVISRVLKKMENEGELAQKKEGISINELVKKF; from the coding sequence ATGATAAATAATCAATTTATTCTCAATAAATTCGGCTTTTTGGGTACCGATTTTTCAAATGAACTCAATAAACACGCCATAATCTCAGATGTTAAAGCAAAAACTGAAATTGTAAGAGAAGGCCAAAAAAATAAATTTGTTCCGTTTTTAATAAAAGGTTCGATCAGAGTTTTCACTTTAAACGACGGGAGAGAGCTTATTTATTATTATTTAAGAGCAAATGACAGTTGTTTAATGACGTTTTCATCCATTTTCACCGATTATATAAGCCGAGTTTATGCGATTGCGGAAGAAGATTCTGAAGTAATGCTGATTCCGGTTTCTGTAATTCATGAATGGCTGATTAAATTTCCACAGATCAACAGAGTTTTTTATGGTGAATACGAAAAAAGATTCATCGATGTCATGAATATGGTCAATGATGCCGTTTTCCACAGGCTTGATAAAAGAGTTTTAAATTATATCAGACAACAGATTTCAATCACAGGAAACAATCCGATTAAGCTTACACACAGAGAAATTGCCAATCATTTGGGAACTTCTCGCGAAGTTATCAGTAGAGTATTGAAAAAAATGGAAAATGAAGGGGAACTTGCTCAAAAGAAAGAGGGCATAAGTATAAATGAGCTTGTTAAGAAATTTTGA
- a CDS encoding T9SS type A sorting domain-containing protein: MKKTILLTMMASFSLLDAQEIIFEENFEKGFPGKFTQDFINQETTWINFGISAIGVESPLKGKNSAVFFNGLATHPVSTSLSTQPIDLSNGNVVLEFLYLQKKKENGTDNTLSVEILEENGKWQKILTLNANKNNGQEKIRIPLTDYSKSNKSAVRFISTQYKTESANPIVLDEVMIFKAKDNIRNLSRNTDVLYPNPTKGVFQIMSDSDSFSCQVFDAKGDRIVKKDKISKDTYIDLSTQLPGIYYVKIYNGKQSTMHKLIKN; this comes from the coding sequence ATGAAAAAAACGATCTTATTAACTATGATGGCATCTTTTTCACTTTTAGATGCCCAGGAAATTATTTTTGAAGAAAACTTTGAAAAGGGATTTCCAGGTAAATTTACTCAAGACTTTATTAACCAGGAAACAACCTGGATCAATTTTGGAATTTCAGCAATAGGAGTTGAGTCTCCATTAAAAGGTAAAAACAGTGCTGTTTTTTTTAATGGTTTGGCAACGCATCCCGTTTCAACATCATTGAGTACCCAACCTATTGATTTATCAAATGGTAATGTAGTATTGGAATTTCTGTATTTACAAAAGAAAAAGGAAAATGGAACAGATAATACTTTATCTGTTGAAATTCTTGAGGAAAACGGAAAATGGCAAAAAATTTTAACTCTCAATGCTAACAAAAACAACGGACAGGAAAAAATAAGAATTCCTTTAACTGATTATTCTAAAAGTAATAAGTCTGCCGTAAGATTCATTTCAACTCAATATAAGACAGAGAGCGCCAATCCCATTGTTTTGGATGAGGTGATGATATTTAAAGCAAAAGATAATATTCGAAATTTAAGCCGTAATACTGATGTATTGTACCCAAATCCTACGAAAGGGGTATTCCAGATTATGTCAGATTCCGATAGTTTTAGCTGTCAAGTTTTTGATGCAAAAGGAGATAGAATTGTTAAAAAAGATAAGATATCAAAAGATACTTATATTGATTTAAGCACACAGCTTCCGGGGATATATTATGTAAAAATATATAACGGTAAACAATCTACTATGCACAAACTAATTAAAAACTAA
- a CDS encoding DUF5777 family beta-barrel protein produces MTKTLLFLSVFASGLAFAQEDLLKDIDTIQTKNTEISQPAFKALQIVTGQSTKLSAKNEWYIVVAHRFGDVSKGFKDFFGLDDASTKLGVIYGVTDGLSLNFSRETNQKTFEGGAKYNLVKQSDNFPVNIVGYNVVALNTDLDKDNYPNLHFGDRLSYLTQALISRRFSDDFSLQLTPSYVHKNLYEPLIEDKNQFLTGLGGRYKISKRISINAEYFVNFDNHSFYKNPLSLGMDIETGGHVFQLLFTNSQLNSDIGYLTNASGKWEKGQIFFGFNLYRVF; encoded by the coding sequence ATGACAAAAACTCTCTTATTTTTGTCGGTATTTGCTTCAGGTCTTGCCTTTGCACAGGAAGATCTGCTGAAAGATATTGACACTATTCAAACCAAAAACACCGAAATTTCTCAGCCTGCTTTCAAGGCCCTGCAGATTGTTACAGGACAGTCTACCAAACTTTCTGCAAAAAATGAATGGTATATTGTTGTAGCCCACCGTTTTGGAGATGTAAGCAAAGGGTTTAAAGATTTCTTTGGGCTAGATGACGCTTCCACTAAATTAGGCGTTATCTATGGCGTTACGGACGGACTTTCTTTAAATTTTTCTCGGGAAACGAATCAGAAAACTTTTGAAGGTGGTGCAAAGTACAATTTAGTTAAACAAAGCGATAATTTTCCGGTAAATATTGTTGGATACAATGTAGTGGCTTTAAACACAGATCTTGACAAAGATAATTATCCGAATCTCCATTTTGGAGATAGACTTTCTTATCTTACACAGGCTTTAATTTCAAGACGATTCAGTGATGATTTTTCTTTACAATTAACGCCTTCTTATGTTCACAAAAATCTTTACGAACCTTTAATTGAAGACAAAAATCAATTCCTGACGGGATTGGGCGGTCGTTATAAGATCTCGAAAAGAATTTCCATTAATGCGGAATATTTTGTGAATTTCGACAATCACAGTTTTTATAAAAATCCGCTTTCATTGGGGATGGATATAGAAACCGGGGGACACGTTTTCCAGCTGTTATTTACGAATTCCCAGCTCAATTCAGACATTGGTTATTTAACGAATGCTTCCGGAAAGTGGGAAAAAGGACAGATTTTCTTTGGGTTTAATCTTTATAGAGTCTTTTAA